Proteins encoded together in one Rhizobacter sp. J219 window:
- a CDS encoding methyl-accepting chemotaxis protein produces the protein MFKQIRLGARLALAFAALIVMGALVAAFGINGLMRLDSVNDSLYEKELLGISHVKEANINLIYAARARGQFALATTDADRQAARKTFQESVDSMRMWLDKARPLFYLKKGQDEFDKLEAMIKVWLPASEAYFAAASGKALQAPDPELAKLDVAVKQSNKVVDDQLTFLTKLKEENGATASKEGTALFKLMSIAMGVLTAVSAVFGVVLGVLITRGITRSLGGEPGDVAMVANAVATGDLTTRIDTSRAAPGSVVAAMDHMQQSLRKVVSQVRASSDSIATGSSQIATGNADLSQRTEEQASNLQQTAASMEQLTATVKTNADTARQATQLAATATHAAGQGGAVVGQVVQTMEGITASSKKIADIIGVIDGIAFQTNILALNAAVEAARAGEQGRGFAVVASEVRTLAQRSAGAAKEIKGLITESVEKVEAGSQQVGEAGRAMDEIVSQVKRVSDLIGEIGSATHEQTQGISQIGDAVSQLDQVTQQNAALVEESAAAADSLNQQASRLVEAVGIFTLDNNHRSHGASVPSVAPVAAAAPVRKMVERKARTKKADSAAPATAPAQGEVKDEWSSF, from the coding sequence ATGTTCAAGCAAATTCGGCTCGGTGCGCGTCTCGCACTGGCTTTCGCCGCCCTCATCGTTATGGGCGCTTTGGTCGCGGCCTTTGGCATCAACGGGCTGATGCGGCTCGACAGTGTGAATGACAGCCTCTACGAGAAGGAGTTGCTCGGCATCTCCCACGTCAAGGAAGCCAACATCAACCTGATCTACGCGGCGAGAGCGCGGGGCCAATTCGCCCTGGCCACCACCGATGCCGACCGGCAAGCCGCGCGCAAGACCTTTCAGGAGTCCGTCGACAGCATGCGCATGTGGCTCGACAAGGCTCGCCCGCTCTTCTATCTGAAGAAGGGGCAGGACGAGTTTGACAAGCTCGAAGCCATGATCAAGGTTTGGTTGCCCGCGAGTGAAGCTTATTTCGCAGCGGCCAGCGGCAAGGCGCTGCAAGCCCCTGATCCTGAACTCGCAAAGCTGGACGTTGCAGTCAAGCAATCCAACAAGGTGGTCGATGACCAACTCACCTTCCTCACCAAGCTGAAGGAGGAGAACGGTGCCACCGCGTCCAAGGAAGGCACGGCGCTGTTCAAGCTCATGAGCATCGCGATGGGTGTGCTGACGGCGGTCAGCGCCGTGTTCGGCGTGGTTCTCGGTGTGCTCATCACCCGCGGCATCACGCGGTCGCTGGGTGGCGAACCGGGTGACGTGGCGATGGTGGCGAACGCCGTTGCCACGGGTGACCTCACCACCCGCATCGACACGTCCCGCGCAGCGCCGGGCAGCGTGGTGGCAGCGATGGACCACATGCAGCAGTCACTGCGCAAGGTGGTGAGCCAGGTGCGTGCGAGCAGCGACAGCATCGCGACCGGCTCTTCGCAAATCGCGACGGGCAATGCAGACCTCAGCCAGCGCACCGAGGAGCAGGCCAGCAACCTCCAGCAGACCGCCGCGTCGATGGAGCAACTCACGGCGACGGTCAAGACCAACGCCGACACGGCACGCCAGGCGACGCAACTCGCTGCCACCGCGACGCACGCGGCGGGCCAGGGTGGCGCCGTGGTGGGTCAGGTGGTGCAGACGATGGAAGGCATCACCGCGTCGAGCAAGAAGATCGCCGACATCATCGGCGTCATCGATGGCATTGCCTTCCAGACCAACATCCTCGCCCTGAACGCCGCCGTGGAAGCAGCGCGCGCCGGTGAGCAAGGCCGTGGCTTCGCCGTCGTGGCGAGCGAAGTGCGCACCTTGGCGCAGCGCTCGGCCGGTGCCGCGAAGGAAATCAAGGGGCTCATCACCGAAAGCGTGGAGAAGGTGGAAGCCGGCAGCCAGCAGGTCGGCGAAGCCGGTCGTGCGATGGACGAGATCGTGTCGCAGGTCAAACGCGTCAGCGATCTGATCGGCGAGATCGGTTCAGCCACCCACGAGCAGACCCAAGGCATCAGCCAGATCGGGGACGCGGTGAGCCAGCTCGACCAGGTTACGCAGCAAAACGCCGCACTCGTGGAAGAAAGCGCGGCGGCGGCTGACAGCCTCAACCAGCAGGCTTCTCGCCTGGTGGAGGCGGTGGGCATCTTCACGCTCGACAACAACCACCGCAGCCATGGCGCGAGCGTTCCTTCAGTGGCGCCCGTGGCTGCCGCGGCTCCCGTGCGCAAGATGGTCGAACGCAAGGCGCGGACGAAGAAGGCCGACAGCGCAGCACCCGCGACCGCGCCTGCGCAGGGCGAGGTCAAAGACGAGTGGTCGTCGTTCTGA
- a CDS encoding response regulator: MTDGPRSYSTIDVAKRLGISLQTVQRWVDSGRLKAWKTPGGHRRIDAKSAETLFAQYEQTSVDVPVDSAAPGSQRLVEVVIVDDDLMDRELLATLVQAALPGAQLRVASNGFQGLVMIAKFAPEIVVTDVHMPHMDGFEMIRNVLADAETRPKLMIAVSAKNAKELAEFGQLPSEVVLLHKPLERDAFIRALQTA, from the coding sequence ATGACCGATGGCCCGCGCTCCTACTCGACGATCGACGTCGCCAAGCGTCTGGGCATATCGCTCCAGACGGTGCAGCGCTGGGTGGATTCCGGGCGCCTGAAGGCCTGGAAGACGCCGGGCGGCCACCGCCGCATCGACGCCAAGAGCGCGGAGACGCTGTTTGCGCAGTACGAGCAGACATCCGTCGACGTGCCCGTGGACTCGGCCGCGCCCGGCTCGCAGCGGCTGGTCGAGGTCGTGATCGTCGACGACGATCTCATGGACCGCGAGTTGCTCGCGACCCTGGTGCAGGCGGCCCTTCCCGGGGCGCAGCTGAGAGTGGCGAGCAATGGGTTCCAGGGGCTCGTGATGATCGCCAAGTTCGCACCCGAGATCGTGGTGACCGACGTCCACATGCCCCACATGGACGGGTTCGAAATGATCCGCAACGTCCTTGCAGACGCCGAGACCCGACCCAAGCTGATGATCGCCGTCTCGGCGAAGAACGCGAAGGAACTCGCCGAGTTCGGCCAGCTCCCTTCCGAGGTCGTCTTGCTTCACAAGCCGCTGGAGCGAGACGCCTTCATCCGGGCCCTGCAAACCGCCTGA
- a CDS encoding sensor histidine kinase KdpD produces MVAANARLMAERRETELQIREKNLFLGSLSHELRAPLNAIIGFSEILASGGLAPDSPKREEFAKHVHSSGVHLLRLINDVLELSKVDAGGHEFFPEPVTLDELIARVADLLHTRLVRRRLGVTVDVKAEVAEVVADPAGLKQALLNHLSHAVEMASEGSGITVRALLQGPERFRIEVQVSQPMGLGTTHVMESPSLNLMLARRLVEAQGGEVGQSVDAGRGLTLYLVLNRFQESPGASGKVARHAVPAENSTTG; encoded by the coding sequence GTGGTCGCCGCGAACGCGCGCCTGATGGCGGAACGACGCGAGACCGAACTGCAGATACGTGAGAAGAACCTCTTCCTGGGCAGCCTGTCGCATGAGCTGCGCGCGCCCCTGAACGCGATCATCGGTTTCTCGGAGATCCTCGCTTCAGGCGGGCTGGCGCCCGATTCCCCCAAGCGAGAAGAATTTGCCAAGCACGTCCACAGCAGTGGGGTTCACCTGCTGCGGCTCATCAACGACGTGCTCGAGTTGTCGAAGGTCGATGCGGGCGGCCACGAGTTCTTTCCTGAGCCCGTGACGCTCGACGAGTTGATCGCGCGCGTGGCGGACCTGCTGCATACGCGGCTGGTGCGCAGGAGGCTGGGCGTCACGGTGGACGTGAAGGCCGAGGTTGCAGAGGTGGTGGCAGACCCCGCGGGCCTGAAGCAGGCCTTGCTGAACCACCTGTCGCACGCTGTGGAGATGGCGTCCGAGGGCAGCGGCATCACGGTGCGTGCCTTGCTGCAGGGACCGGAGCGCTTTCGAATCGAGGTTCAGGTATCGCAGCCGATGGGCCTCGGCACCACACATGTGATGGAGTCACCCAGCCTGAACCTGATGCTGGCTCGCCGCTTGGTCGAAGCTCAGGGCGGGGAAGTGGGGCAGTCCGTCGATGCGGGTCGGGGCCTCACTTTGTATCTCGTGCTGAACCGTTTTCAAGAATCGCCTGGCGCGTCTGGGAAGGTGGCGAGGCACGCTGTTCCTGCGGAGAACAGCACCACCGGCTAG
- a CDS encoding BLUF domain-containing protein, with protein sequence MHPINAIVYVSASVLPMSDGMLEALLVEARQLNLESGVTGALIYSDGIFMQYFEGEPEPMEHTYERIRKSRKHTRIVELMNGPIDVREFPDWQMALAQPSHSELLAISTANWVVQGARSGARGRGSVGLTLLRDFWRRRAPAA encoded by the coding sequence ATGCATCCAATCAACGCCATCGTCTATGTCAGCGCCAGCGTTCTGCCGATGAGCGATGGAATGCTCGAAGCCCTCCTGGTCGAGGCGCGGCAGCTAAACCTGGAGAGCGGTGTCACCGGAGCCCTGATTTACAGCGACGGCATATTCATGCAGTACTTCGAGGGTGAACCCGAGCCCATGGAGCATACCTACGAGCGCATCCGAAAAAGCCGCAAGCACACTCGCATCGTCGAACTGATGAATGGACCGATCGACGTTCGTGAGTTTCCCGACTGGCAGATGGCGTTGGCCCAGCCCTCCCACTCGGAGCTGCTGGCCATCTCGACGGCGAACTGGGTCGTGCAAGGCGCACGGTCGGGAGCCCGAGGTCGCGGCTCGGTGGGGCTGACGCTTCTTCGAGACTTCTGGCGCCGCAGGGCGCCCGCTGCATGA
- the pobA gene encoding 4-hydroxybenzoate 3-monooxygenase, producing MRVQVAIIGAGPSGLLLGAKLHRAGIDAIVIEQRSPEYVLGRIRAGVLEQGCVDMMDGLGLGARMHAEGLVHGGFNLGYRNTHHRIDLHGLTGKNVMVYGQTEVTRDLMDARAAWGAKTVYEAENVRIHGFDGNTPSVTYTKDGKTHEIQCDYIAGCDGFHGVSRASVPAQSIQHYERVYPFGWLGVLADVPPVAHELIYSNHERGFALCSMRSKTRSRYYIQCSLDDKVEAWSDQAFWDELRRRLDPEAAESMVIGPSIEKSIAPLRSFVAEPMRFGRLFLVGDAAHIVPPTGAKGLNLAASDVHYLAHGLIEHYTDKSAAGLDAYSGRALRRVWKAVRFSWWFTALMHKFPPAQGDTGAISQKIQEAEIDYLLGSQAAMTSLAENYVGLPYEV from the coding sequence ATGAGAGTCCAGGTCGCCATCATCGGAGCAGGCCCCTCAGGCTTGCTGTTAGGCGCCAAGCTGCACCGGGCCGGCATCGACGCCATCGTCATCGAACAGCGCAGCCCTGAGTACGTGCTCGGCCGCATCCGCGCCGGCGTGCTGGAACAAGGCTGCGTCGACATGATGGACGGCCTGGGGCTCGGCGCACGCATGCACGCCGAAGGCCTGGTGCATGGCGGCTTCAACCTCGGCTACCGCAACACCCACCACCGCATCGACCTGCACGGGCTGACCGGCAAGAACGTGATGGTCTATGGCCAGACCGAAGTCACGCGCGACCTGATGGACGCCCGCGCCGCCTGGGGCGCGAAAACGGTGTACGAGGCCGAGAACGTGCGCATCCACGGCTTCGACGGCAACACGCCGTCGGTCACCTACACGAAGGACGGCAAGACGCACGAGATCCAGTGCGACTACATCGCCGGCTGCGATGGCTTCCACGGCGTGAGCCGCGCGAGCGTGCCTGCGCAAAGCATCCAGCACTACGAGCGCGTCTACCCCTTCGGCTGGCTGGGCGTGCTGGCCGACGTGCCGCCGGTCGCGCACGAGCTCATCTACTCCAACCACGAGCGTGGCTTCGCGCTGTGCAGCATGCGCTCGAAGACGCGCAGCCGCTACTACATCCAGTGCTCGCTCGACGACAAGGTCGAGGCCTGGAGCGACCAGGCCTTCTGGGACGAACTGCGCCGTCGCCTCGACCCCGAAGCGGCCGAGAGCATGGTCATCGGCCCGTCGATCGAGAAGAGCATTGCGCCGCTGCGCAGCTTCGTCGCCGAGCCGATGCGCTTCGGCCGACTTTTCCTCGTGGGCGACGCCGCGCACATCGTGCCGCCCACCGGCGCCAAGGGCCTGAACCTCGCGGCAAGCGACGTGCACTACCTCGCGCACGGCCTCATCGAGCACTACACGGACAAGAGCGCGGCCGGCCTCGACGCCTACTCCGGCCGCGCGCTGCGCCGCGTGTGGAAGGCGGTGCGCTTCTCGTGGTGGTTCACCGCGCTGATGCACAAATTCCCGCCAGCCCAGGGCGACACCGGCGCCATCAGCCAGAAGATCCAGGAGGCCGAGATCGACTACCTGCTCGGTTCGCAGGCGGCGATGACCTCGCTGGCGGAGAACTACGTGGGGCTGCCCTACGAAGTGTGA
- a CDS encoding IclR family transcriptional regulator C-terminal domain-containing protein: MNAFARSGFEPDDALAAPGGDTASGPHKRDLIAGLEKGLAVIEAFDQDRPRLTISEVATRCGLTRAAARRYLITLEYLGYVTSDRRMYSLSPKVLRLGQSYMHSARLPRIVAPELHKLAYALKEASSAGVLDGNDVICIAATEAGRLVSSTLQPGTRVPAYCTANGRVLLSAMPQAEVEAWLARQSFEARTPHTVIDRDKLAAEIAQIRLRGHAAVDQEFELGLRTISVPLKNYRGEVLAAINVSAQASRMSMDQLVSECLPALLQAQARLRSTL, encoded by the coding sequence ATGAATGCGTTTGCCCGCTCCGGTTTCGAACCCGACGACGCCCTCGCCGCCCCAGGCGGTGACACCGCGAGCGGCCCGCACAAGCGTGACCTGATCGCCGGTCTGGAAAAGGGTCTGGCCGTGATCGAGGCCTTCGACCAGGACCGCCCGCGCCTGACCATCAGCGAGGTCGCCACCCGCTGCGGCCTGACCCGCGCCGCCGCCCGCCGCTACCTGATCACCCTCGAATACCTGGGCTACGTCACGAGCGACCGCCGCATGTATTCGCTCAGCCCCAAAGTGTTGCGCCTGGGCCAGAGCTACATGCACTCGGCGCGGCTGCCGCGCATCGTGGCGCCCGAGCTGCACAAGCTCGCCTACGCGCTGAAGGAAGCCTCGTCGGCCGGTGTGCTCGACGGCAACGACGTGATCTGCATCGCCGCCACCGAAGCGGGCCGCCTGGTCTCGTCGACCCTGCAACCGGGCACGCGCGTGCCGGCCTACTGCACCGCCAACGGCCGTGTGCTGCTGAGCGCGATGCCGCAGGCCGAGGTGGAAGCGTGGCTCGCCCGCCAGAGCTTCGAGGCGCGCACGCCGCACACCGTGATTGACCGCGACAAGCTTGCCGCCGAGATCGCGCAGATCCGCCTGCGCGGCCACGCTGCCGTCGACCAGGAATTCGAGCTCGGCCTGCGCACGATCTCCGTGCCGCTGAAGAACTACCGCGGCGAAGTGCTCGCCGCCATCAACGTGAGCGCCCAGGCCTCGCGCATGAGCATGGACCAGCTGGTCAGCGAATGCCTGCCGGCCCTGCTGCAAGCCCAGGCCCGCCTGCGCAGCACGCTCTGA
- a CDS encoding Lrp/AsnC family transcriptional regulator: MPVTPLDTLDRKILTALQADGRASNVELAAQVHLSAPQCFRRVRALEERGVLRGYRALVQPEALGLGVMAYVSLNIDGGQFGRVREIEAEIRAFPQILECHTVSGDSDYLLKVVARDLKSLSQFLTDQLMQVPGVDDVRSMICLEEVKAPSPLPVDLSP, translated from the coding sequence GTGCCAGTCACTCCACTCGACACACTTGACCGCAAGATTCTCACGGCACTGCAGGCCGACGGCCGGGCCAGCAACGTGGAGCTGGCCGCACAGGTGCACCTCTCGGCGCCGCAGTGCTTTCGCCGCGTGCGGGCCTTGGAAGAGCGCGGCGTGCTGCGCGGCTACCGGGCGCTGGTGCAGCCCGAGGCGCTGGGCCTGGGCGTGATGGCCTACGTCAGCCTCAACATCGACGGCGGCCAGTTCGGGCGTGTGCGCGAGATCGAGGCAGAGATCCGTGCCTTTCCGCAGATCCTTGAATGCCACACGGTATCGGGCGACAGTGACTACTTGCTCAAAGTGGTAGCGCGTGACCTGAAGAGCCTGAGCCAATTCCTCACCGACCAGCTGATGCAGGTGCCGGGCGTGGACGACGTGCGCTCGATGATCTGCCTGGAAGAGGTCAAGGCACCCTCGCCGCTGCCGGTCGATCTGTCACCGTAA
- the rocD gene encoding ornithine--oxo-acid transaminase yields the protein MTTAARAAALRLAAPAQPSPVHLEAAYGAHNYHPLPIVLTRGAGAYLFDDAGRRYLDMMSAYSAVSFGHSHPVLVRALTEQAGRLAVTSRAFHTDQLGPFLQRLCRMTGMARALPMNSGAEAVETAIKAARKWAYKVKHVPEGQAQILVAEGNFAGRTTTIVGFSSEAQYRDGFGPFAPGFASVPFGDAQALEAAITPHTAAFIVEPIQGEAGIIVPPAGYLAAVREICTRHKVLMICDEVQTGLGRTGALLACDHEGVKPDGLTLGKALGGGLLPVSAFLARDDVMAQFTPGDHGSTFGGNPLAAAVGDAALLLLEREQLVRRAADQGAYLMAQLRALAHPAITEVRGRGLLIGVEIDPAFASARAVCEALMHEGVLTKDTHHTVVRLAPPLVVERDQVDFAVQALARVLQRLGA from the coding sequence ATGACCACTGCCGCCCGTGCCGCCGCGCTGCGCCTGGCCGCCCCTGCGCAGCCCTCGCCGGTTCACCTCGAAGCCGCTTACGGCGCCCACAACTACCACCCGCTGCCCATCGTGCTGACGCGCGGTGCTGGCGCCTATCTGTTTGACGACGCCGGCCGGCGATACCTCGACATGATGTCGGCTTACTCGGCGGTGAGCTTCGGCCACAGCCACCCGGTGCTGGTGCGCGCGCTCACCGAGCAGGCCGGGCGGCTGGCGGTGACGAGCCGCGCCTTCCACACCGACCAGCTCGGTCCCTTCCTGCAGCGCCTGTGCCGCATGACCGGCATGGCGCGGGCGCTGCCGATGAACAGCGGTGCCGAAGCGGTCGAGACCGCGATCAAGGCCGCGCGCAAGTGGGCCTACAAGGTGAAGCACGTGCCTGAGGGGCAAGCGCAGATCCTGGTGGCGGAAGGCAACTTCGCCGGGCGCACCACCACCATCGTCGGCTTCTCCAGCGAAGCGCAGTACCGCGACGGCTTCGGCCCCTTTGCACCGGGCTTCGCCAGCGTGCCCTTCGGCGATGCGCAGGCGCTCGAAGCCGCCATCACACCGCACACCGCGGCCTTCATCGTCGAGCCCATCCAGGGCGAGGCGGGGATCATCGTGCCGCCCGCGGGTTACCTGGCCGCGGTGCGCGAGATCTGCACCCGCCACAAGGTGCTCATGATCTGCGACGAGGTGCAGACCGGCCTCGGCCGCACCGGCGCCTTGCTCGCCTGCGACCACGAAGGCGTGAAACCCGACGGCCTGACGCTCGGCAAGGCGCTCGGCGGCGGGCTGCTGCCGGTGAGCGCCTTCCTGGCCCGCGACGACGTGATGGCGCAGTTCACCCCCGGTGACCACGGCAGCACCTTTGGCGGCAACCCGCTCGCCGCGGCGGTCGGCGATGCCGCCTTGTTGTTGTTGGAGCGCGAGCAGCTCGTGCGCCGCGCTGCCGACCAGGGCGCCTATCTGATGGCGCAGCTGCGAGCGCTGGCGCATCCGGCGATCACCGAGGTGCGCGGCCGCGGCCTGCTGATCGGCGTGGAGATCGACCCGGCCTTTGCCTCGGCACGCGCCGTGTGCGAGGCGCTGATGCACGAAGGCGTGCTCACCAAGGACACGCACCACACGGTGGTGCGACTCGCGCCGCCGCTCGTCGTCGAGCGCGACCAGGTCGACTTTGCCGTGCAGGCGCTCGCCCGCGTGCTGCAGCGCCTGGGCGCTTAG
- a CDS encoding helix-turn-helix transcriptional regulator produces the protein MPARELDVCARLLQGLSYDGIAADLGLSVATVKTYRRRAFERMGLHFKSELFATFVGQM, from the coding sequence ATGCCCGCGCGCGAACTCGACGTGTGCGCGCGGCTGCTGCAGGGGCTGAGCTACGACGGTATCGCCGCCGACCTCGGGCTCTCGGTGGCCACCGTCAAGACCTACCGCCGCCGCGCCTTCGAGCGCATGGGGCTGCACTTCAAGAGCGAGCTGTTTGCGACGTTTGTCGGCCAGATGTAG
- a CDS encoding methyl-accepting chemotaxis protein — MNHLVTHPSLSSASPPASLPSRLRLPGQALWTDWPGRVLGLTAAAAVWAFGAAATVWAWPAGALLLIAGVAMDRSANARRAAMQAEIAAHVAACANLGRDLVPVWRGQVESSRLQMETAISSLSVRFAGIVDKLDSAMKASDLASGHTPGGEAGVGEVLHKSGAELNTVLDTLRQATSSNDAMRADVQSLSRFIEELRQMAAEVASIASQTNLLAINAAIEAAHAGESGRSFSVLAQEVRKLSAMSGETGRRMAEKVNVVAEAIGHAHDSAQASAKREQASISGCEASINGVLDGFRNVTAALAESADVLKRESLGIQAEVGEALVQLQFQDRVSQVMAHVRQSMEGLAPELERQGQDFERTGRLAAFDVAAMLAELESTYAMAEERETHGSGAAASGPKNEEVTFF; from the coding sequence ATGAACCACCTCGTGACCCACCCCTCCCTTTCCAGCGCGTCGCCGCCCGCCAGCCTGCCCTCCCGCTTGCGCCTGCCCGGCCAAGCGCTGTGGACCGACTGGCCCGGCCGTGTGCTCGGCCTGACCGCCGCCGCCGCCGTGTGGGCCTTTGGAGCCGCCGCCACCGTGTGGGCCTGGCCCGCCGGTGCGCTGCTGCTGATCGCCGGCGTGGCGATGGACCGCAGCGCCAACGCGCGCCGCGCCGCGATGCAGGCCGAGATCGCCGCGCACGTGGCCGCCTGTGCCAACCTCGGCCGCGACCTGGTGCCCGTGTGGCGCGGCCAGGTCGAAAGCTCGCGCCTGCAGATGGAGACCGCGATCTCGTCGCTGAGCGTGCGTTTCGCCGGCATCGTCGACAAGCTCGACAGTGCGATGAAGGCCTCGGACCTGGCCAGCGGCCACACGCCCGGCGGTGAAGCCGGCGTGGGCGAGGTGCTGCACAAGAGCGGCGCCGAACTCAACACCGTGCTCGACACGCTGCGCCAGGCCACGTCGAGCAACGACGCGATGCGTGCCGATGTGCAGTCGCTCAGCCGCTTCATCGAAGAGCTGCGCCAGATGGCCGCCGAAGTGGCGAGCATCGCGTCGCAGACCAACCTGCTCGCGATCAACGCCGCCATCGAGGCCGCACACGCCGGCGAGAGCGGCCGCAGCTTCTCGGTGCTGGCGCAAGAGGTGCGCAAGCTGTCGGCGATGTCGGGTGAGACCGGCCGCCGCATGGCCGAGAAGGTCAACGTGGTGGCCGAGGCCATCGGCCACGCCCACGACAGCGCGCAGGCCTCGGCCAAGCGCGAGCAGGCGTCGATCAGCGGCTGCGAGGCCTCGATCAACGGCGTGCTCGACGGCTTTCGCAACGTGACCGCCGCGCTCGCCGAATCGGCCGACGTGCTCAAGCGCGAAAGCCTGGGCATCCAGGCCGAGGTGGGCGAGGCGCTGGTGCAGCTGCAGTTCCAGGACCGCGTGAGCCAGGTGATGGCGCATGTGCGCCAGAGCATGGAAGGCCTTGCGCCCGAGCTGGAGCGCCAGGGCCAGGACTTCGAGCGCACCGGCCGCCTGGCCGCATTCGACGTGGCCGCGATGCTGGCCGAACTCGAGAGCACCTACGCGATGGCCGAGGAGCGCGAAACGCACGGCAGCGGCGCCGCCGCCAGCGGGCCGAAGAACGAAGAAGTCACCTTCTTCTGA
- a CDS encoding response regulator, whose amino-acid sequence MGKSILIVDDSASVRQVVSIALKQKGYDVIEGGDGKEALAKLTGQKVHLIISDVNMPNMDGISLVKAVKAMPAYKFTPIVMLTTESQEAKKKEGQMAGAKAWIVKPFRPDQLLDVVQKLVLP is encoded by the coding sequence ATGGGCAAGAGCATTTTGATCGTCGACGACTCCGCGTCGGTTCGACAGGTGGTGAGCATCGCGTTGAAGCAGAAGGGCTACGACGTGATCGAGGGCGGTGACGGCAAGGAGGCGCTGGCCAAGCTGACCGGCCAGAAGGTCCACCTCATCATCAGCGACGTGAACATGCCCAACATGGACGGCATCAGCCTGGTGAAGGCGGTCAAGGCCATGCCGGCCTACAAGTTCACCCCGATCGTGATGCTGACCACCGAGTCGCAAGAGGCCAAGAAGAAGGAAGGCCAGATGGCCGGCGCCAAGGCCTGGATCGTCAAGCCTTTCCGCCCCGACCAGCTGCTGGACGTGGTGCAGAAGCTCGTGCTTCCCTGA
- a CDS encoding lipid asymmetry maintenance protein MlaB, which produces MASKKKAAMATAAQTLRIDGEFSIYRAAELKPVLLQAIEASPELEIDLSGVTEFDTAGVQLLLLAKREAAGKGHELRLVRHSAVVVDVLQLLDLAAHFGDPLVVAA; this is translated from the coding sequence ATGGCATCGAAGAAAAAGGCCGCGATGGCCACCGCGGCGCAGACCCTGCGCATCGACGGCGAATTCAGCATCTACCGCGCCGCCGAACTCAAGCCCGTGCTGCTGCAGGCCATCGAGGCTTCGCCGGAGCTCGAGATCGACCTGTCCGGCGTGACCGAATTCGACACCGCCGGCGTGCAGCTCCTGCTGCTGGCCAAGCGCGAGGCCGCCGGCAAGGGCCATGAGCTGCGGCTCGTGCGCCACAGCGCAGTCGTCGTCGACGTGCTGCAGCTGCTCGACCTCGCCGCCCATTTCGGCGACCCGCTGGTCGTCGCGGCCTGA